Within Candidatus Angelobacter sp., the genomic segment CCGGGCCAATCCTGAACTTAGTTGGGCCTCGCTTGTCTTAAATTTTATGCAATCACCCATTTTCAACGGGCCACCCACGCCGGAGGAGTTTCAACGCCAGCTTCACGAATTTATGCGCCAGCATTTTCCCGGCGGGAACGTGTCGGCTTTCTCAAAAACAGACACGGCGGGCGGGTCCGACTCTCCGCCGCCCGAAACGAAGACCGAGGATTTCAAATTCGACTACAAGCCGCGTGACGTGAAGGCCTATCTCGACCGCTTCGTCATCAAGCAGGAAGAGGCCAAGAAGGTCCTCAGCGTTGCTCTGTGCGATCATTACCATCAAGTGCGGCTCGCCATGGATGGGAAGGAGCAGCCGAATTACGCCAAGCAAAACGTCATCCTCATCGGGCCGACGGGCGTGGGCAAAACCTACCTCATCCGCAGCATGGCGGACCTCATTGGGGTGCCGTTCGTGAAGGCCGACGCGACGAAGTTTTCCGAGACAGGCTATGTGGGCGGCGACGTGGAGGACCTGGTGCGTGACCTGGTGCGCCGGGCTGACGGCGACGTCCGCCGCGCGGAATACGGGATCATTTACATCGATGAAATCGACAAGATCTCCTCCGCGTCAAACATGACCGGGCGCGACGTGAGCGGGCGTGGCGTGCAGACAAACCTGCTCAAGCTCATGGAGGAAACCGACGTGCCCGCGCGCGCGCCGAACGACATCGCCGGCCAGATCCAGGCGATGATGGAGATGTCGCAAACACGCGGCAAGAAGCAGCCGGCCACCATTAGCACCAAACATATTTTGTTCGTGGTCAGCGGCGCCTTCGGCGGCCTGGAGAAAATCGTTCAGAAACGATTGCGCGAGGCGACCATCGGGTTTGCCGCGGCCGCGAAATCAACCGTTTCCGAGGAGCGTGTGTTCTCCGAGGCGCAGACTCGCGACTTCATCGAGTTCGGGTTCGAGCCCGAATTCATCGGCCGATTGCCGGTGCGCGTCGTCTGCCTGCAGCTCAACGTGGACGATCTGTTCCAGATCCTGAAGACGTCCGAGGGCAGCATCATCCGGCAATACGAACAATCGTTCGCCGCTTACGGCATCGAGGTGCTGTTCCGCGACGATGGTCTCCGGAGGATCGCCGAGCTGGCGGCGGAGGAAAAGACCGGCGCGCGCGGCCTGATGACGGTTTGCGAGCGCATCTTCCGCGATTTGAAATTCGAGCTCCCTTCGACCGCGGTGAAGCGGTTTGTGGTGACACGCGAACTGGTGGACAATGCTCCGGACGAACTGCGGAAACTGCTCGCTGAACACGAAAAGGAAGAGCGCGTGGTGATGGCGCAGCTCGTCCATGAGTTCGCAGAACGTTTCCAGGAAAGCCACGGCCTGAAGATTGTCTTCACCGATGGGGCAGCCGACGCGCTCGTATCGCAGGCACTGGAACAGTCCAAATCGATCCGCGATTTGTGCGCGGACAAGTTCAAGGATTTTCAGTTCGGCCTGAAGCTGATCGCCCAAAACACCGGGCGGAAGGAGTTCGTGATCGATGCCGATGCGGTGGCAACACCGGACAAGATTTTGAGCGAATGGGTGGTGACCAGTTACCGGACGGACCCTACGAAGGACTGACCCCCACGCCCGCCATCAGGCGCAGCAGATTTGCGGGTGAGAATTCTCCATGCGGGAGTTCGCCGCTGATTTCACCCTCGCGCATGACCACGATGCGGCGGCTGAGGTTCATCACCTCGGGCAGCTCGGAGGAGATGACGAGGATGGCGATACCCTGGCAGGCGAGCTCATCGAGAAGTTGGTGAATCTCCGCCTTTGCCCCGACATCAATGCCGCGCGTCGGCTCGTCCACGATGAGGATGTCGCACTCGCGGGCGAGCCACTTGGCCAGCGCGATCTTCTGCTGGTTACCGCCGCTAAGCCCATCGATGGGCGACTCCAGCGAAGGAGCCTTGACCCGCAGGCGATCCGCGTACCGTTGCGCCAGCGTCCGTTCTGCGCGCCGGTTGATGAATCCGCAACGTGTCAATCGGCCGAGGGTCGCCAGCGACGCATTCTCGCGGCAATTCATTGCCAGCACCAGGCCGAGCCGTTTCCGGTCCTCGGGCAACAGGCCGATACCGGCTGACAGCGCGGCGGACACCGAGCGGCGCGGCAGAGCCTCGCCGCGCACAATGACCTGACCGGTGGCGGCGGAATCCAGCCCGAAGATTGCCTGGGCGACTTCGCTACGGCCCGCGCCAACCAGCCCGGCCAAACCGACCACTTCGCCCGCGCGCAGCGCGAAGCTGACGTTGTGAAACCTGCCCGGCGAGGATAGATTCATCACCCTCAAAACTTCATCGCCGGTCGCGCGGGAGAGGTGTCGTGGCGTGTGGGTCACGATTTCGCGGCCAATCATCTGGTGGATGACGCGGTCAGGATTGGTCGCCGCGATTTCTTCCGTCGCCACGTGGCGTCCGTCGCGCAGGACTGTGACGGTGTCGCAGAGGCGGAAGATCTCTTCCATCCGGTGCGAAACGTAAATCACCGTGATACCGCACTGCTTCAAATGGGAAAGCAGGCGGAAGAGGTGCTCGCTTTCACGCGCGGACAGGGAACTGGTCGGTTCATCCATGACGATGACCCGGGCGCCGGTGCCGATGGCCGCGGCGATCTGGGCGACTTGTTCCTGGCCGGTTGAAAGTCCTCCAATCAGTTCATCAACATCAATATCCGCCTCGATTTCATGGAGCATGGCGCGGGCGCGGGCGCGCATTTGCGCGCGGGCCACCCAGCCGGCGCGCGCGGGCAAATCGCCGAGGCAGAGGTTTTCCGCGACGGTGAGGTTTGGACAAAACGCAAGTTCCTGATGGACCATCGCGATGCCCAGCCGCCGCGCGATGAGGGGGTTGGCCGGATGAACAGGCCGGCCGTCGAGCCGGATTTCTCCGCCGTCGGCGGCATAAACACCGGCAAGGATTTTGCCCAGCGTGCTTTTGCCGGCGCCGTTCTCGCCGATCAGCGCATGGCAACTGCCCTGTTCGACTTCGACACTGACGCGGTCGAGGGCGAAGACGCCCGGAAAGCGTTTCGTGATGCTCGTTAATTGGAGAAAAGCCACGGCGTCACTTCAGTTTTTCACGCAGCCAGCCGGGACGGTTCGTGGTGATGCCATCCACGCCGGCTTTAAACAGACGCCGTGCCTCAACCGGAGAGTCAACGGTCCAGACGTAAACTTTTAATCCGGCGTCTTTGAGTTTCTTAACCAGCAGCGAATTGACTGGCCCGCGGGCGTCCAAATCGACGCCATTCAACCCGGCCTCGGTCAGCGTAGAAATCAATTCATGGGCAGCGGGGGACCAACGCCCCGTGTTCCAGTTGCGCCTGAATTTGCAGATCCAGCACACCTCCAAAGCGGGCATGCTGACCCTTAATCGCGTCACCAAATCCAGGGAGAAGCTGATGGCGACAATCGGCCCAGGCGCCTGGCCCAAAAGGCCCAGGGTCTGTTGGAATACGCGAACACCTTCAGGTCCGCACTTGAGTTCGACAAACAAGCGCCTGTCGTCGGGAATCCCGGTGAGGACTTCCTCAAGCAAGGGAATTTTTTCGCCGGTCCACGGGTTTCCTTTCCAGCGGCCGACATCGAGCGAGCGCAACCTGGACAGGGTTTGTTCGCTGACTTTGTCGTCAACTCCACCTGTCCGCCGGGCGTTGTCATCATGGATGACGACGAGCCTGCGGTCCTTGGAAAGGTGGACATCCACCTCAACTGCGTCGGCATTTTGTCGCCACGCCAGATTGACGGCGGCCAGCGTATTTTCCGGTGCATCGTACGACGCGCCGCGATGCGCGATGAGTTCCACCCTGGATTACTTCGGCAGCCATTTCTCCCAGTTTTTGGTGAAGTCATCCACGTTCTCCTTTGTCACTGGAATCAACGCGCTGACATCCTTGACGGAGGCCGGGTTTTTCTTGAGGTGGATTTTGTTGATGAGGTGTTCAACCGAGCGATAGCCCCATTCATAGACCTGCTGGGCAAGCAGCAGTTGGACGT encodes:
- a CDS encoding AAA family ATPase; the encoded protein is MQSPIFNGPPTPEEFQRQLHEFMRQHFPGGNVSAFSKTDTAGGSDSPPPETKTEDFKFDYKPRDVKAYLDRFVIKQEEAKKVLSVALCDHYHQVRLAMDGKEQPNYAKQNVILIGPTGVGKTYLIRSMADLIGVPFVKADATKFSETGYVGGDVEDLVRDLVRRADGDVRRAEYGIIYIDEIDKISSASNMTGRDVSGRGVQTNLLKLMEETDVPARAPNDIAGQIQAMMEMSQTRGKKQPATISTKHILFVVSGAFGGLEKIVQKRLREATIGFAAAAKSTVSEERVFSEAQTRDFIEFGFEPEFIGRLPVRVVCLQLNVDDLFQILKTSEGSIIRQYEQSFAAYGIEVLFRDDGLRRIAELAAEEKTGARGLMTVCERIFRDLKFELPSTAVKRFVVTRELVDNAPDELRKLLAEHEKEERVVMAQLVHEFAERFQESHGLKIVFTDGAADALVSQALEQSKSIRDLCADKFKDFQFGLKLIAQNTGRKEFVIDADAVATPDKILSEWVVTSYRTDPTKD
- a CDS encoding sugar ABC transporter ATP-binding protein, with the translated sequence MAFLQLTSITKRFPGVFALDRVSVEVEQGSCHALIGENGAGKSTLGKILAGVYAADGGEIRLDGRPVHPANPLIARRLGIAMVHQELAFCPNLTVAENLCLGDLPARAGWVARAQMRARARAMLHEIEADIDVDELIGGLSTGQEQVAQIAAAIGTGARVIVMDEPTSSLSARESEHLFRLLSHLKQCGITVIYVSHRMEEIFRLCDTVTVLRDGRHVATEEIAATNPDRVIHQMIGREIVTHTPRHLSRATGDEVLRVMNLSSPGRFHNVSFALRAGEVVGLAGLVGAGRSEVAQAIFGLDSAATGQVIVRGEALPRRSVSAALSAGIGLLPEDRKRLGLVLAMNCRENASLATLGRLTRCGFINRRAERTLAQRYADRLRVKAPSLESPIDGLSGGNQQKIALAKWLARECDILIVDEPTRGIDVGAKAEIHQLLDELACQGIAILVISSELPEVMNLSRRIVVMREGEISGELPHGEFSPANLLRLMAGVGVSPS
- a CDS encoding glycerophosphodiester phosphodiesterase; this translates as MELIAHRGASYDAPENTLAAVNLAWRQNADAVEVDVHLSKDRRLVVIHDDNARRTGGVDDKVSEQTLSRLRSLDVGRWKGNPWTGEKIPLLEEVLTGIPDDRRLFVELKCGPEGVRVFQQTLGLLGQAPGPIVAISFSLDLVTRLRVSMPALEVCWICKFRRNWNTGRWSPAAHELISTLTEAGLNGVDLDARGPVNSLLVKKLKDAGLKVYVWTVDSPVEARRLFKAGVDGITTNRPGWLREKLK